The window CGATCCTCCGGGTCTACAAGAGCGGCCGCCTGGAGCGCCCCCTCGTCGCGCCCCCCGTCGGCCCGGgccacgacgccgccaccggcgtCCACTCCCGGGACGTCCACCTCGGCGACTACTCCGCGCGCCTCTAcctgcctcctcccgccgccgccgccgagcgcctccccgtcgtcgtctaCGTGCACGGCGGCGGGTTCGTGGCGGAGTCCGCGGCGTCCCCGAGCTACCACCTCTTCCtcaaccgcctcgccgccgcctgccccgCGCTCTGCGTCTCCGTCGACTACCGCCTCGCGCCCGAGCACCCGCTCCCGGCGGGCTACGACGACTgcctcgccgcgctccgctgggtgctctccgccgccgacccctgggtcgccgcgcgcggcgacCTCGACCGCGTGTTCCTCGCCGGGGACAGCGCCGGCGGCAACATCTGCCACCACctggccatgcaccaccaccacgacgcgccgccgcgccgccgcctcaggGGCGCGGTGCTGATCCACCCCTGGTTCTGGGGCTCGGAggccgtcggcgaggaggcccccgaccccgaggggcgcgccagggGCGCCGGGCTGTGGGTGTACGCGTGCCCGGGCACCACCGGCATGGACGACCCGCGGATGAACCCCATGgcgcccggcgcgccgccgctggggCGGATGGCGTGCGACCGGGTCATGGTGTGCGCCGCGGAGGGGGACTTCCTCAGGTGGCGCGCCCACGCGTacgccgccgcggtggccgcggcgaagggcggcgcggcggtggaggtgctgGAGACGGCCGGGGCGGGCCACGTCTTCCACCTGTTCGACCCCGACGGCGACAAGGCCAAGGAGCTGCTCGACAGGATGGTCACCTTCGTtaacggcgccggcgccgacgccgcgtgATCTCCGAGTTAGCGGCCGCGCGCCATTGTTTTTGCTTTTGCGTGTGCGAAAAAAATTCCCTACTTTGATTTGATGAACTCTGCCAAGCTGTGATTGAATAAATGTGTGATTTTTATGGTTGCTGATGCATAATGTGTTAATGAAATGCCCGAATTTCCTACATCTTTCATATGAGAAAATTTTGAGCTGCAAAACATTAAAAATGGTGGCTCAGTGAAATCTTCGCTTACCTTAATACGGTAAATCTCAAGAAACGGTTGAAATGTTTGGTTGACAGGGGTATGTGGGgcttatgattattacaatcttGGCTTCagtgaatctttttttttttccgatccCAGATAGTTTTACTTGTAACTGGGTTACGGTTGTTGCTTCTCTGAGAACATCACTCAGGATGTTTAAGCCGGATTAGTTACAGTCGCCTTGTATTTGTCGTTAATTGGATGACAATATATAGTatttattttaaactttaaagaAGAGTTATTATTGATTTGGAAGCTACAGTAAATATAAACATGATTGTACATGCAACCACTGCAACTGTAGCACTTATTAACTACTGCACCTGCAACATTattagagcaaggctaataatacagccgaccCGTTGGCTATAAGATTATTTGTAGCCTTCTCTTAGCCTACCCATacaatagttagctctttacaatcAATACAGGgtccacttgtctctctcaccGAGTTTTTTGGTTATTGTGTCtaagccggctgtaagtttacagcccgcttcacctctctcctcacttctctcctccacctcagcatttagccggcttatagcctactattatacttgctcttagatATACACAACACCATCGTTGACGTTCTTTAAATGCGGATGTCGCTCTTCTTTCACAAATTGATgttcaggctgtgtttagttcgtggtccaaaatttttttaagtatacagacacatatttgaagtattaaacgtagactaataacaaaacaaattacagattccgcctataaactgtgagacgaatctattaagcctaattaatccgtcattagcaaatgtttactgtagcaccacattgtcaaatcatggcgtaattaggctcaaaagatccaTCAcgtgatttacatgcaaattgtgcaattggttttttcgtctacatttaatgctctatgcatgtgtccaaatatttgatgtgatagaaaagttagaagtttgaaaaaaaaagtttgaatctaaacacggcctcagCATGGAGAATGACTTATGTAGTTTTTTTTACTGGGAAACAGTGGGAGAATCCCCCACGGTAATTTTCATTATATAGTTATATTGTGTGAAACTATTATAGACTTtcgaggggatgttccctcgtttTCTTTTGCATGTTacttaaatggttatgaaaaaaattaagaagatatattaacatgtgatatatcactccatagACATGTAAGTTgaaattcaacttttacatatcacaacgaaaaaacaaattaaactacaactagttaacatatattcacagtcaattttttttcgttACGATATGgaaaagttgaattttaactccTATGTTTAcagagtgatatatcacatgttaataaatcttctcgaatttttaattaaaatttttataacaaattaagtgacatgcaaataacgagATGACATTCCTTaagagtttaaaatccactTTCCTTATATTGTATACTATTTTACTAATAGAAATAtaacacaaaaaaataaataaaacacatAATCTTTTCATATATTAATAACTCCGGACCATTAAGAGTAAGGCTAATAAGAGAGTCAGCAGTGGGCTCTACAGTAATGTCGTGTCACTAGAAGTTTACTTAGGATTCACTTATATAATAAACTGGCTATAGGATTGGCTGTTAGTCTACTCTATTGCCAATTAGGAATTTAATGTCTGCATTAGAGATGGCAACGGGGAATTAACTGACGAGGAATGTATCTCCGCCCACGCAAGCCAAAACTTTTCTTGTCACCGTCCCAGCGAAGTACGACGGGGATACTTTCTTCCCATGCCTGTCCCCGCATTGGGAATTAATCCCTGTGGGGTCTTCGTCCCTGCTTAAAACAATATATACACATCAAATTATATATGCAATACAACAcatatattcatgttttatattaatatatcaatatatatccATTAATTCACATAATTAAACATAATATTATCGTTTATAAAAAATCATGTAATATAATCACATAAGATAAGTAAAAATAGTTGAACTTGATCCCTTTGCAGGTCTTCAcgggggacggggacggggaaCGGAGGATCATCCCCGTCCCCATGAAATCCAACGAGGACATGATTCCTCCCATTCAATTTCCTATGGAGAACCAATTCTAACCATCCTAACATATTAATAGGAGAATTCCTTGCTGGGAAACAGGGAATGGAGGCACATTGCCATCTCTAGCCTACATGTGCAGATCATCTGCTGTGGTTATATCTTTGTGGCTATTTCATCAAATAAGATACTTGTGTGCTCAGCCATACCATTACCAAAACAACAAAATAACACATGTACAATATATTCATATCATGGTGATTAAATAAGAAAACATATCAAAATATGTGAAACAACAATCATAATGATAGCAATCATACTTAGAAAAAGATAATACATTCTGTTAGGgttactgtcggtgatatgggcccgggggtatcatgtttagagggaggaggctgccccccaaggccacgtggccctcccccgaggggagtgaggcccgaggtggggtggcggccactccttcccatagacaagtcggaggaggctgccccctaaggccacgtggccctcccccgaggggagtgagGCCCGAgatggggtggcggccactccttcccaaagactagttggaggaggctgccccccaatgccacgtggccctcccccgagggggatcgggcccgaggtagggcggcggccactccctggccgagactagagggagaaggctgccccaggcgccacgtggccctcccccgaggggggattgggcccgaggtcgggcggcgTCCACCCCTtcccgtgactaggggtcgggctcccccgaccccctctctaggtcaccacgtacggtgggttaggtgtccgcctccaggtgcccacctacccgcattaATGGCGACCCGAGCGGTcacgccacgccgcatttaatgcggtgtgcagtgcactcaaccggtctgtgaccagtcgaATGACTGATGGGACCCAGGATGTCAGGCGCACCATCGCGTGTGTCAGGCGACGTGCAGCCCGACAtatcccatcaaataatgatggtgagaggttctcatcctcttatcccagccggagtcggtcctcccgctctggtcaaagcaaggctcctgtttcccggtgtaataggagcccagaagtcttcacccattaaatgatgactgacaggggcaccccccgtgtcaggcggcaagatttgacaggccccatcatcaagacgacgtgcgcttggcttcccaagtcaagagacaagacatgcatttaatgcaaagattataatacttctccaccggagctaggttaggttgttgggcccatgtggtaaccccttgaggtataaaaggaggtctaGGCCTAGTGGTGGAGAGGGGGGACTTCTGAGCGAACTAGCACTTGAGTCTCGCAACCCCAGGCACTTGTGTTCTACACTCGaccataatcccaaacacaggagtagggtattacgcttcttagcggcccgaacctgtataaaccccttttctctcatcgtctttgggggattgaaccccctcaagatcacacagcttcgctcaccgaatcctcgaatctcacccgctgcccccggctgAACttacaaaggggggcctcacggttccctggtggaggagttcattctccgacagttacggataaggcataccctctatcctacgacttatgaAATATACGAATAAGGTATACCTTAACATGTACGGATCGGTTCCGTATACGCTGTTGGGAAGCCGTCTcgaattatggaaaatatctctaTAAGTTAAGAAACTACAAGAGTCGTACTCGGAGGGGATAGAACCTCTACTATACCGTGCCAGATTACATATCTCCAAGCCTTACTTAGGGGTCAAGATAATCTACGGTATAAAAGGGGACCCCTGGGGGGCGGTAAAGATCATCGAATCTCTTTGCCAACACACCCATCGAAGTTTACGAAGCCAGAGTACGCGGAGCCAACTtgccgggagatctcgtcgaatcccTCGAGGACGATCTCATCGGTACCCTCTGTTTCAACTACTCTCTTTGTATCTGTTCTCGTCATCataatctcatataaactggactagggctattacctgttaAGGGGCCTGGACCAGTATAATCCCtgtcttttgtctgcttgatgtcgtactacgtagaccctcgttccaacgtaccccaatactcaACTCATCCGGTCCGCGAGTAACCCTCGTTGACACATTCTTCtcaaaatataatgatttttagggttggacacagttattaagaaagtaggtagaattaaatgggaaaatattgtgattggttgataagTATAGATAGGTGAGAAAATTAAATGGTGGAGGTTTGTGATTGGtcgggaagagaatgttgatagaaaaattattatattttagaacaaattctaaaggctaaaacatattatattttaggacaaatgcAATAATCGATTAATTTTGAGTACCATGCATACAGATCAACTTCAAGCAACGATGTTCATCTTAATACCGAGATGACACAATTTTTAAGCAATATGCCAGCATGATCGTGGCACATGGCAGATAC of the Oryza sativa Japonica Group chromosome 2, ASM3414082v1 genome contains:
- the LOC4329717 gene encoding tuliposide A-converting enzyme 2, chloroplastic, whose translation is MASSTAADGDDEVVREFGPILRVYKSGRLERPLVAPPVGPGHDAATGVHSRDVHLGDYSARLYLPPPAAAAERLPVVVYVHGGGFVAESAASPSYHLFLNRLAAACPALCVSVDYRLAPEHPLPAGYDDCLAALRWVLSAADPWVAARGDLDRVFLAGDSAGGNICHHLAMHHHHDAPPRRRLRGAVLIHPWFWGSEAVGEEAPDPEGRARGAGLWVYACPGTTGMDDPRMNPMAPGAPPLGRMACDRVMVCAAEGDFLRWRAHAYAAAVAAAKGGAAVEVLETAGAGHVFHLFDPDGDKAKELLDRMVTFVNGAGADAA